Proteins encoded within one genomic window of Bombina bombina isolate aBomBom1 chromosome 1, aBomBom1.pri, whole genome shotgun sequence:
- the LOC128643742 gene encoding serine/threonine-protein kinase SBK1-like, giving the protein MSFTSLLSRGAMDILDELQQLTAKTMEKVEVAKQYEVIRELGKGTYGRVDLVIHKTRGSRMALKFLRKKTTKQKNFLQEYCISRYLSACPYIIGMYDIAFETDEYYVFAQEYAVAGDLFDIIPPQVGLSEHTTKRCIYQVTLALDYLHNRKLVHRDIKPENILIFDKECRKVKLSDFGMTRIAGTTEKRVSGTIPYTAPELCETSKHNGFLVEYSIDVWAFGVLLFCMMTGNFPWEKALHIDTFYYEFLQWQRYKNANVPSQWRKFTPHALKMFSKLLSIEPEKRCSIKDVLWYFGKTWLVNKDESLGTDMKTSSDVFVHIKPQGLPFINNEALNSNKSEISPTLSFSSCSSFEDVQKENNSNAVLVSTPIEICV; this is encoded by the exons ATGAGTTTTACTTCGTTGCTATCAAGGGGCGCAATGGATATTTTGGACGAACTTCAACAACTTACCGCAAAAACCATGGAAAAGGTTGAAGTTGCAAAACAATATGAAGTCATCAGGGAACTGGGAAAAGGAACATATGGTAGAGTAGACCTTGTTATTCACAAGACAAGAG GTTCAAGGATGGCACTAAAGTTTCTGCGAAAGAAAACCACCAAACAGAAGAACTTTCTCCAAGAGTACTGCATCTCACGCTACTTATCTGCCTGTCCGTATATCATTGGCATGTATGATATCGCTTTTGAGACGGATGAATATTACGTATTTGCCCAAGAATATGCAGTTGCTGGTGATTTATTTGACATAATACCACCGCAG GTTGGCCTTTCTGAGCACACCACAAAGCGCTGTATATATCAAGTTACTTTGGCCCTGGATTACCTACACAACCGAAAACTCGTTCATCGGGATATCAAGCCAGAAAATATTCTTATTTTTGACAAAGAGTGTCGAAAAGTCAAGCTTTCCGATTTTGGCATGACCAGAATTGCTGGTACAACAGAGAAACGTGTGAGCGGTACCATTCCTTATACAGCTCCAGAGCTTTGCGAGACTTCTAAACATAATGGCTTTCTTGTTGAATATAGTATCGATGTCTGGGCGTTTGGCGTTCTATTATTTTGTATGATGACTGGAAACTTTCCTTGGGAAAAAGCTTTACACATAGACACTTTTTACTATGAATTTTTACAGTGGCAGAGATATAAAAATGCCAATGTACCTTCGCAATGGCGTAAATTTACTCCTCACGCTCTCAAAATGTTCAGTAAGTTGCTTTCAATCGAGCCAGAGAAAAGATGTTCCATTAAAGATGTTTTGTGGTATTTCGGCAAGACGTGGTTAGTAAACAAAGATGAATCACTTGGCACTGATATGAAAACCAGTTCTGATGTATTTGTACATATAAAACCACAAGGTCTTCCTTTTATCAACAACGAAGCTCTTAACAGCAATAAAAGTGAAATAAGCCCAACTCTATCGTTCTCATCTTGCAGCAGTTTTGAAGATGTCCAGAAGGAAAATAATTCAAATGCAGTGTTGGTATCAACGCCAATTGAAATATGTGTATGA